TAAACCCACTAGTCGCTTACTTAAAGGCACCTGAACTAGCACAACAACTACTAGAGTACGTAAAGACGGGCAGAGATAACGAGTTCATTGAAATCGTGATGAAAGTCTTGGTTAAAGGGGTGTCAGCTTGACTCACACTAACCGGTTCTCGGCAGATACCACCACTTTAAACCCTCCTATAACAGTTATTAAGGAGCCCCTGTTTTTTGAGGGGTGAGTAAGTGGGTTAAAGGTAAAAGGTAATTAGTTTATGTATTACTCATTGGTAGCGATATCTAGAAGGTGCAGGGTGTTCGGCACGTGAGTAGCCACTTTGAAGAAAAGACGTTTACTACCGGGATAGAGAGCTTAGATAGGCTTATCGGTGCTATACGCGCACCCTACACTATTCTCGTAGCCGGGCATCCAGGCGCGGGGAAGACCACTCTCGCGTCAACTATATGCTACCACAATGCCCTCAAGGGGAGGAAGTGTCTGTACGTAACGTTTTACGAGGACAAGGACAAGCTTTATAGTTACATGAAGAAGCTTGGAATGCCGCTTTCGGAGGTTGAATCCAAGGGGTTAATGAGGTTTCTCAAGCTCCCCGCCATCCACGACGTTGACAGCGTAGTAGATGTGCTAAACAAGAACGTCATAGAAGGCTTTGACTTAATAGTAATAGACTCGATAACCGTGCTCCTAGAAGCCGTGAAGGACCACACGGAAAAGAGGGCCTGGCTACTAAACTACTTTTACCAGCTACCTATACTAGTTAACGGGCTACTAGTACTCGTATCCGAACTACCATTCGGAGAGGAAAGGCTGGGGCTGGGCTCAATAGAGTTCGTCGTTGACGCGATACTAATACTAAAGCACAGAGTGGAAGACCGCTTGTTGTTGAGGTTGCTAGAAATAAGGAAAGCCCGCGGTGCGCCAATACACGTAGCTGAAGTACCATTTACAATAGCTGAAGGTAGGGGTCTACTAGTATACACGCAACCAGTGCTAGAGGAGCTACCCCCCGAAAGGGAAGCAATCGAGCTGACGTGTAGTGCGTTGAGGAGCCGAGTTGGACACGTCCACAAAGACTTCTTCATAAACATATTCTACCCGCCCGAGACCGTTTACGGTGAAAGGGCCTTGATAATGCTACTAGCTCAAGCAATTAAGTACAACCTAAAAATACTCGTTGTAAGCTACATTTCATCACCAGAACTATTGAGGGAGCTACTTCTATGGATTCTCGAAGAGCGCGGACTCAGCCGCGATGTCGTAGAGAAGGTTATCGATAGGTACCTAGTTTTCAGGGGAATAAACCCGTTTGCCTACAACGTGCACGAACTCGTAATGAAAGAACTAGCGCTGGTGGAGGAGGTTAAACCGGATATAGTGGTGTTTCACGGCGTGCAGGTAGTGGAAGTCCCCATCTACCACTTTAAGGAACTGTACAAGCAGGTACTTTACCTCAAGTCAAGAGGTATAGGCATTGTTAGGGTGGGTAGCTGTATAAACGACGTAGTCTGCGACAGCGTAGCATCTATAGCCGATTTAACGCTCAAAGTGAAACGAGAATACAGGGAAAAACACGTAGACACCAGAGTGATAGTGCTCAGGAGATTTCACCCACCATCAATAATAACTGGTGAGGAGGACTTAGAGTGCTTCGAGGAGAACATTAACACGATAGTACAAGAGGTCTCCAAGCAGGCTTAGAACGGTGTAATAGTTAACAGGTACTTGGATACCGTGTAGAGGACTAGCATCGACACCAACGCTCTATAGCAGTACACCACCGACCCGCCTCGGACCTTACCTACGAATAGTGAAGTGAAGAGCAGGGATAGGAGGGACAGCGTGCTGAGCAGGCCGTATATCCTTGGATCATAAGCAAACACTATCGTGGAGGCCCCCAGAGGCCCCGCTACCCGGATTAAACCGGCTATGTACTCGTAGACCTTGTCAATGAACGCTAAGAACCCGCCAATTACTGCCGAGAGCCCCACCATCAATACTTCGAGCGTCCTGGCTAGGCTCTTTACCCTCGAGAAAAGCACGTTAAGCCTTTCATAGCTAGAAGAAAAGGCCCGCATCATGTCAGGGGTAGATCCGAGCCTCAGCATTACAACCAGGGTCTCTATGAACGATGCGTGGTACGTGCTCGGGGCTCTGGATATTATGGCTTTTTTAAGGGGCTCAGACAGGTATCCAGCCAGTATGCTCCTAGTAAGCCTTACTACCCCCTTGCTGTACTTTCTCGAAGACCTCTCTAAGACCAGTGCAATGTTTTCACCGGTAGTTGCCGCCAAGGATACGGCATCAGACGCCATTCTAACGAATGCGTCGTACAGGCCTACACGTCTTAGAGCCCTTTCCGCGACTATGAGGGGAGGAGTTAGTAAACCCAGCACTATGAGTGAAAGCGTGTACTCACTTAGCTGAGGGAGTTGCACCGGTGCCTCAGCCACGTGAGAAAACATTGCGTAGATCAGCAGTGCGAATGAGGCGCCTAGGGAAACCGCCGAAACGGCTAAGAGTGTGCCGGGCGGCCTCATAACCAGGCTTGAGGGGTAGAAACTGGTGATGAGGGCGTA
The Desulfurococcaceae archaeon DNA segment above includes these coding regions:
- a CDS encoding ATPase domain-containing protein, which translates into the protein MSSHFEEKTFTTGIESLDRLIGAIRAPYTILVAGHPGAGKTTLASTICYHNALKGRKCLYVTFYEDKDKLYSYMKKLGMPLSEVESKGLMRFLKLPAIHDVDSVVDVLNKNVIEGFDLIVIDSITVLLEAVKDHTEKRAWLLNYFYQLPILVNGLLVLVSELPFGEERLGLGSIEFVVDAILILKHRVEDRLLLRLLEIRKARGAPIHVAEVPFTIAEGRGLLVYTQPVLEELPPEREAIELTCSALRSRVGHVHKDFFINIFYPPETVYGERALIMLLAQAIKYNLKILVVSYISSPELLRELLLWILEERGLSRDVVEKVIDRYLVFRGINPFAYNVHELVMKELALVEEVKPDIVVFHGVQVVEVPIYHFKELYKQVLYLKSRGIGIVRVGSCINDVVCDSVASIADLTLKVKREYREKHVDTRVIVLRRFHPPSIITGEEDLECFEENINTIVQEVSKQA